TCAATTCCTCAACAGCATCTTGAACCTCTTCATCATTATTTTCATCGTTTGGCGTCACATCATCCGTCGCCTCATCCTCTGGCGTAGTATCTATCGGACCTTTTGTCTGGTCCTCTTGTACTAGCTTCCCTTCATCAATCAAGACTCGAGACAAGGTGCGTTCATCATCGGCTAATGGCGTATTTAACGTATTGAACACAATTTTTGCCACATGGTTTCGTGTGAATGATGCTTGTTCCAGTTCTTCTTTTAGTTGTGTATCAATCAAATTAATGTTTAATGCAAAATCTACAGCTTCTTGGTAGGAAAAATCACCTTCCCTATCATTATAATTCAAGGCACGCAACATAAACGTCAAAAACATCTTTGCATCGACCGTCTGATCCATCCCAAACACGCTTTCACTTGTTCCCTGTGTCAGCCCCTTTTCAAAAGCAATGTTCACATATTCATAGCCCCATGAAGGAACATCCAAGAAATAGCTTGTACTATCTTCCCGCACCAAGACCTCTTCTTCTAGTCCCAGCATTCGCATCATCATTATAAGCGCCTCTAAGCGAGTAGGTTCACGATAGAGTTCAAACCCTTGACTTGTCCCTTTAAATACACCAAGTTTTTCCAGTTCCTTTGCTTCATAATAGTAGGACTGCATTGAATCTTCTATAATACCTTCATCCATTGCAGCTAACTGTCCTACCGTCAAGACTTGAATTAACACTATACACATAAACGTTCTAAAGCGTTTTAATCTTGTCATAATCGTTCTCCCATTCGCGTAAAATTAAAAGACCTATCTTAAGATAAGTCTTTTCTTATAGTATATATGAATTTTTATAAAGCTTCAACCTCATTTACCAATTCATCAAAGATTTCTTGTACCGACTGCATTTTATCCACCTCTGCAACACGACTTCCCACAAAAAGCAAACTATGATCTAAATCTCCATTAACTGCATTTACTAGCGCCTGCGTAATACAAAAAGGCGTCGTCTTTGGATCGCATTTATGTACACAATGATAACATTTTTTTACTGGGATGCGCCCTTCTTTTTCGATCGTTTTTAACATAGGATTTCTTAGTGCACGACCAGGCAATCCCACGGGGCTTTGCATAATAACTACATCTTCTTGTTTTGCATCAATATAAGCCTGCTTAAATGCATCGGATGCATCACACTCATATGTAGCAACAAAGCGTGTTGCCATCTGCACACCACTGGCACCAGCTTCCATCGCCTTTACAATATCTTCACCTCGAAATATACCTCCCGCCGCAATAATCGGTATATCAAGTTCCTTTTCATCTAGATACTCTTTTAACTGTGCTACTAATGTATAAAGATCTTGCGCAGAGTTGTCGAGAAGTTCCTCGCGCTTAAATCCTAAATGTCCACCTGCTTCTGGTCCTTCCACAACAATGGCATCTGGTTGCCTTTGAAACTTTTTTGTCCAGCGTCGCATAATAAGCTCTGCCGCTCGAAGGGAAGATACAATAGGAACAATCTTTGTTGCAGAACCTTCGACTAGGCCAGGTAAATCTAATGGCAATCCAGCACCTGATATAATCAGGTCAACTTTTTCATCTACGGCTACTTTTACTAATTCCGCATAATTTTTCATAGCCACCATAATATTCACACCGATGATTCCTTTAGTGTTTTCTTTAGCTTTTCGTATTTCTTCACGAAATGCACGCAGATTTGATTCAATCGTATTTTTTGCAAAATCATTTTCACGATATCCGCTTTGCGCTCCTGAGATAATACCGATTCCACCTGCATTGGCCACTGCTGAGGACAGCTTCCATCCAGACACTCCAATGCCCATACCTCCTTGGATAATCGGAAGTTTTGACGTCAAATCTTTTATCTTGAGTTCATTTAATTTCATATAGTCTCCTTGCTTATTACTTTGATAATCAAACTAAAATTAGTTTACCACAGGATATAAAAAAATACAAGATGTATTTTCAAAAACACACCTTGTAGTATTTGATACTATATGTTATTTTTCAATTAATACTGCACGTACAAAACTGCCTTCAACGCCTTTGATTTTTAACGGCAAAGCAATAAGTTCATACTGACCTTCTTTGATTGCTTTTAACTCTAAGCCTTCCAAAATCACTATATCATCTTCCAACAAAGAAATATGTGTCATATGGTTAGGTTGCGCACGTTCAATACCTAGCGTATCTATCCCTACACCATTGATTTCCAATGTTTTTAATAGCTTCGCACCACTTTCATCCAGATAAACAAAGTCATAGTCAAAACCTTGGCTTTTATCATAAAACGAATTCCGTGTCTTAAATAAAATAAAATCATCTTTTTGAATAGGTAAGTCTTTGATATCATCTGCCGTGATTACATTCTTCTCTAAATACGTCAAATCAAACACTTTACATGGCGTAATCATTCTGCGTATATCAAATGTGTCTAGTGTCTTACCATCCTTAATCATGTGTAGCGGCATATCAATATGTGTCCCTGTATGTATATTCAATGTTACATTGGTTTCATGTGCAGAGCCTGTCTGATGATTTCCAATCACATCAAAAATCGGTTTTTTTATATCCGCATCTTTATAGACCATCATCTCCGGTTCAATCAACATTGAAATATCATGTATTTGCATAATAACCTCCTTGTAATTCGCACCAATAGTTATTCATTCACCCAGCGTCGTCCATCATTTTCTATTAAGTCATCCGCCGCCTTAGGTCCATGGCTTCCTGCAGCATAATTCGGAAAGTCCGGACGCTTTTTACTCCATGCATTTTGAATAGCATCGACGAACCTCCATGAATATTCAACTTCATCCCAACGGGTAAACAGTGTTTTTTCACCTTTCATTGCATCCAGCAATAGCCGTTCATAAGCTTCTGGACTATTATATCCTACTTCACAGTTTTGACAAAAATCCATTTTTACCGGAACAATTTCATTGGTTTGACCGGGTTTTTTTGCATTAAATCTTAAGAAAACCCCTTCTGTTGGCTGAATTCGAATAATAAGCTGATTGGGCATCATGTCATCTAACTCTTTTAGATATAAAATTTTTGCTAAAGATTTAAACTGGATGACAACTTCAACTGTTTTTTCTTTTAAGCGTTTTCCCGTTCGAATATAAAACGGAACACCTGACCAGCGGAAGTTTTCGATTTCAATCTTTAGTGCGATATATGTCTCTATATCTGACTCATCATCCGTACGGTTTTCTTGACGATATCCAATCACTTGTCCATCATCACTTGGTCCATATTGTCCTCGAACAACATAGTCATCCACTTCGTCTTCTTCATATATCTT
This sequence is a window from Vallitaleaceae bacterium 9-2. Protein-coding genes within it:
- a CDS encoding glucosaminidase domain-containing protein, with the translated sequence MTRLKRFRTFMCIVLIQVLTVGQLAAMDEGIIEDSMQSYYYEAKELEKLGVFKGTSQGFELYREPTRLEALIMMMRMLGLEEEVLVREDSTSYFLDVPSWGYEYVNIAFEKGLTQGTSESVFGMDQTVDAKMFLTFMLRALNYNDREGDFSYQEAVDFALNINLIDTQLKEELEQASFTRNHVAKIVFNTLNTPLADDERTLSRVLIDEGKLVQEDQTKGPIDTTPEDEATDDVTPNDENNDEEVQDAVEELTPIMGEAIATAKQLEKYLLSKNPNPKINTSVREFAQLWIDEGAREGVRGDIAFAQACHETGYFKYGGIVEPHQNNYGGIGALNGNATGEAATFSSPQEGVRASIQHLKAYASTKDLRNDVVDPRFDLVSRGVAPYVEDLGGKWAWPGFDRSKYATLEEALAAKDSYGHTILKKYEDILDM
- a CDS encoding nitronate monooxygenase yields the protein MKLNELKIKDLTSKLPIIQGGMGIGVSGWKLSSAVANAGGIGIISGAQSGYRENDFAKNTIESNLRAFREEIRKAKENTKGIIGVNIMVAMKNYAELVKVAVDEKVDLIISGAGLPLDLPGLVEGSATKIVPIVSSLRAAELIMRRWTKKFQRQPDAIVVEGPEAGGHLGFKREELLDNSAQDLYTLVAQLKEYLDEKELDIPIIAAGGIFRGEDIVKAMEAGASGVQMATRFVATYECDASDAFKQAYIDAKQEDVVIMQSPVGLPGRALRNPMLKTIEKEGRIPVKKCYHCVHKCDPKTTPFCITQALVNAVNGDLDHSLLFVGSRVAEVDKMQSVQEIFDELVNEVEAL
- a CDS encoding cyclase family protein → MQIHDISMLIEPEMMVYKDADIKKPIFDVIGNHQTGSAHETNVTLNIHTGTHIDMPLHMIKDGKTLDTFDIRRMITPCKVFDLTYLEKNVITADDIKDLPIQKDDFILFKTRNSFYDKSQGFDYDFVYLDESGAKLLKTLEINGVGIDTLGIERAQPNHMTHISLLEDDIVILEGLELKAIKEGQYELIALPLKIKGVEGSFVRAVLIEK